In the genome of Candidatus Cloacimonadaceae bacterium, the window TTGTCGCCTACTTTTTCCCGTATCGCAGCGATCGATTCGTTGATGAAGGAGCCGGGTGTCCAGTCTGCATTCAATCCAGCAATTTTAAGTATGAAGTTTCTCAATATCTGGATTCCGTTAACAGTGTGCATCACTTCCGGATGAAATTGCAAAGCGAAGATGGGCAGTGCTTTATGCGTGATTGCGGCAAAATCAGTATTGGTGGTATTGGCGATGGAATGAAAGACCTTGGGCAGATCGATGATCGAATCCCCGTGGCTCATCCAAACCTGTTGTTTGGGATCGAGTCCGTCAAAAAGACCGTGCTGTTCGATGATATTGAGTTCAGCATACCCGTATTCTTGTTTGCTGAGACGCTTTATCTTCCCGCCAAAGCGGTTGTTCACGATCTGCATGCCATAGCAGATTCCCAAGATGGGAATACCCAGTTCCCAGATCGCAGAATCGGGATGCGGAGCACCTTCCTGATTGATGGAAAAGGGACTGCCGGAAAGGATCACCGCCTTGGGATTCAAGGACTTGATCGCATCCGAACTCATATTGAAGGGATGGATCTCGCAATAGACGTTGAGGGAGCGGATCGCGCGTCCGATCAACTGCGTGTATTGGGAGCCGAAATCGAGGATCAGAACCGATTCGTGGGTCATTCTCTATCTACCTTACAAAGGGGTTGTTGGCTTTTTCCAAGCCGATGCTGGTGGCGGGTCCGTGTCCCGGAAAGACGATCGTGTCCTCAGGGAGAGTGAAAAGCCTGGATTTGATGGAATTGATGATCATCGTATGACTGCCGCCGGGAAAATCCGTTCTGCCGATGCTGAGTTCAAAGAGAGTGTCTCCACTGATGAGATATTTTCCGCACAGCAGACAGATGCTGCCCGGTGTGTGCCCCGGTGTGTGCATCACTTTCACTTCAAAGCATCCGAGCTTAAGGATGTCTCCATCGTCGAGCAGGATGTCCGCGGATTTACCCTTGAGGGGCGTTCCCATGAATTCGCTGAGGTTTTTTTTATTATTGACCAGCATACCCGCATCAAGGCGATGAATGGCGATGGGTGCGTGCAAAGCATTGTGAAAGAGCGGATTGCCGCCAATGTGATCCCCGTGGCCGTGCGTGTTCACGATGTAT includes:
- a CDS encoding MBL fold metallo-hydrolase, with product MLKLESSILLLEYGTNTWLLFDDESREAILVDPAAPSQAFLDRINKDSLKVKYIVNTHGHGDHIGGNPLFHNALHAPIAIHRLDAGMLVNNKKNLSEFMGTPLKGKSADILLDDGDILKLGCFEVKVMHTPGHTPGSICLLCGKYLISGDTLFELSIGRTDFPGGSHTMIINSIKSRLFTLPEDTIVFPGHGPATSIGLEKANNPFVR